A genomic segment from Candidatus Nanoarchaeia archaeon encodes:
- a CDS encoding MjaI family restriction endonuclease — protein MAKEWILNSATNRFQLNFSRNVGKVSEQIRKCQPRKVEDWEKYYYGSVYPKAHLIELGKKLYTKITEVLRAEIDDVTEQDCIDFIINLVINRTYDGYVSEKETIYGQLQDILKVKIEPAPDEWDRLFNVDFFIKINEKYIGLQIKPAGGVSHIPEIFKERTQQAETHKKFTAKYGGKVFYIISIKEGDKKVINNIEVIDEIKQEMNRLEK, from the coding sequence ATGGCAAAGGAATGGATATTAAATAGTGCAACAAATAGATTTCAGTTAAATTTCTCTCGTAATGTTGGTAAGGTTTCAGAACAAATAAGAAAGTGTCAGCCAAGAAAGGTAGAAGATTGGGAAAAATACTATTATGGAAGCGTATATCCAAAAGCACATCTTATTGAATTAGGGAAAAAGTTATACACTAAAATTACAGAAGTTTTACGAGCAGAAATAGATGATGTAACGGAACAGGATTGTATAGATTTTATAATTAATCTCGTCATAAATAGAACTTATGATGGATATGTAAGTGAAAAAGAAACAATATATGGACAACTTCAAGATATTCTTAAAGTCAAAATTGAACCAGCCCCTGATGAATGGGACAGACTATTTAATGTAGATTTCTTCATTAAGATTAATGAGAAATATATAGGATTACAAATAAAACCTGCTGGAGGGGTTTCTCATATTCCTGAAATTTTTAAAGAAAGAACACAACAGGCAGAAACTCATAAGAAGTTTACTGCTAAATATGGTGGAAAAGTATTTTATATAATCTCGATAAAAGAAGGAGATAAAAAAGTAATAAATAATATCGAAGTTATTGACGAAATAAAACAAGAAATGAACAGATTAGAAAAATAG
- the rpl39e gene encoding 50S ribosomal protein L39e (part of the polypeptide exit tunnel in the 50S ribosomal complex) has product MARVKHPSKKQRLAKAHRQTRWAPYWTVPKKYGKGRKVHPGRHTANKRSWRRTKLKA; this is encoded by the coding sequence ATGGCCAGGGTCAAACATCCAAGCAAGAAGCAGAGATTAGCAAAAGCCCATCGCCAGACTCGTTGGGCTCCGTACTGGACTGTTCCAAAGAAGTACGGCAAAGGCAGGAAGGTCCATCCCGGCAGGCATACTGCCAACAAGCGAAGCTGGAGAAGGACGAAATTAAAGGCATAA
- a CDS encoding 50S ribosomal protein L31e has protein sequence MAKKTDPKKILERTYIIPLRREWLKAPKYRRAKRATTAVRSFLVKHMKSDSIKIGPFLNQEIWKRGIKSPPHKIKVTAVKDEKGTVQAELFGVPEKKVKKEELPKAGPHTEKREEISETAKKVEAEELKAIKLEQPPHPKIETRERRQPAAKPAATTQRAD, from the coding sequence ATGGCAAAGAAGACTGATCCCAAGAAGATACTGGAGCGGACCTACATCATCCCTTTAAGGAGGGAGTGGCTGAAGGCTCCGAAGTACCGGAGAGCCAAGAGAGCTACTACTGCTGTCCGTTCCTTTCTTGTGAAGCACATGAAGTCAGACAGCATCAAAATAGGACCATTTCTGAACCAGGAGATTTGGAAGCGAGGCATAAAGAGCCCTCCTCATAAGATTAAGGTCACGGCCGTAAAGGATGAGAAAGGAACAGTCCAGGCTGAGCTTTTCGGGGTTCCTGAGAAAAAGGTGAAGAAGGAAGAGCTTCCAAAAGCTGGCCCGCATACAGAGAAGCGTGAGGAGATCTCTGAGACTGCCAAGAAGGTTGAAGCAGAGGAACTCAAGGCAATAAAGCTAGAGCAGCCCCCCCATCCAAAGATTGAGACACGGGAAAGAAGGCAGCCAGCTGCCAAGCCTGCTGCTACAACACAAAGGGCG
- a CDS encoding 30S ribosomal protein S19e — MTLGLHVNRQQLVEKLAEKLKTISEIKAPDWAAYVKTGMHKERPPVDRDWWHKRAASVLYKVLRYGPIGVSKLRRAYGGRKNRGVKPEHFYKGSANIIRKALQQLEKAELVKKVEKGVHKGKIVTPKGAALIHSVAKTIIPKEALEQFKTAKLKKDDKKEDTKAEAKNEPGRTQPV; from the coding sequence ATGACATTAGGATTGCATGTTAACCGGCAGCAGCTTGTTGAGAAGCTTGCTGAGAAGCTCAAGACAATCTCCGAGATCAAGGCTCCGGATTGGGCAGCGTATGTAAAGACCGGAATGCATAAGGAAAGGCCGCCTGTTGATCGTGATTGGTGGCACAAGAGGGCTGCGTCGGTCTTATACAAGGTTCTGAGGTACGGGCCTATTGGAGTCTCAAAGCTGCGCCGCGCATATGGCGGCAGGAAAAACCGTGGAGTGAAGCCTGAGCATTTCTACAAAGGCTCAGCCAACATCATCAGAAAGGCGCTTCAGCAGCTTGAAAAGGCAGAGCTTGTGAAGAAGGTTGAAAAAGGGGTCCATAAGGGTAAAATAGTAACCCCAAAAGGAGCAGCCCTGATACACAGCGTTGCAAAGACAATCATTCCAAAAGAGGCTCTGGAGCAGTTCAAGACAGCTAAACTAAAGAAGGACGATAAAAAGGAAGATACAAAAGCCGAGGCAAAGAATGAACCAGGACGAACTCAGCCAGTTTGA
- a CDS encoding DNA-binding protein, translated as MNQDELSQFELQQQFQQLEAVVKAKFTKEALLRYGTIKAADPEKAVQLIGLLAQALQRGNIQSIDDAAFKNLLARLAPPKKGFRMRR; from the coding sequence ATGAACCAGGACGAACTCAGCCAGTTTGAACTCCAGCAGCAGTTTCAGCAGCTTGAGGCAGTTGTCAAGGCAAAGTTCACAAAGGAAGCGCTGCTCCGCTATGGGACGATTAAGGCTGCTGACCCTGAAAAGGCAGTCCAGCTTATTGGTTTGCTCGCCCAGGCGCTCCAGAGAGGCAATATCCAGTCGATCGATGATGCGGCTTTCAAGAATCTCTTAGCCAGGCTTGCTCCGCCAAAAAAAGGATTCAGGATGAGGAGATAA
- a CDS encoding PIG-L deacetylase family protein: protein MASVLNFCAHNDDQVIGAGGTLAKYAQEGKKVITVIFSYGEKSHPWMKRHEIAKTRVRESAVAGKILGEAQIVYLGLRENHFPEQAKELGLERKIQSLINTYKPEKIFTHSKDDPHPDHRAVFRIVTEAVAKMKERFPVFSFDIWNPISFKKNAVKLVVDITPTFKKKIQAIREHKSQKLAVYTLMTSVYVKALFNGLDHGCWFAEVFTHETKTPDRH, encoded by the coding sequence ATGGCATCTGTCCTGAACTTCTGCGCCCATAATGATGATCAGGTGATCGGAGCAGGAGGAACCCTGGCGAAGTACGCCCAAGAAGGAAAAAAGGTCATCACTGTCATTTTCTCCTATGGTGAGAAATCACATCCCTGGATGAAGAGGCATGAGATTGCGAAAACCAGAGTCAGGGAGTCTGCGGTCGCAGGAAAGATCCTCGGCGAGGCGCAGATCGTCTACCTTGGCTTACGGGAGAACCATTTTCCAGAGCAGGCAAAGGAACTCGGGCTTGAGCGGAAGATCCAGTCTCTGATCAACACCTATAAGCCTGAAAAGATATTCACGCACAGCAAGGATGACCCGCATCCGGATCACCGTGCAGTGTTCAGGATCGTAACTGAGGCTGTTGCTAAGATGAAAGAGAGGTTTCCTGTGTTCTCCTTTGACATCTGGAACCCCATAAGCTTTAAGAAAAATGCTGTCAAGCTTGTGGTGGACATCACTCCTACATTCAAGAAGAAGATCCAGGCAATCCGGGAGCACAAGAGCCAAAAGCTTGCGGTCTACACGCTGATGACCAGTGTGTATGTTAAGGCACTTTTCAATGGCCTTGACCATGGCTGCTGGTTTGCCGAGGTATTCACGCATGAAACGAAAACTCCTGATCGCCACTGA
- a CDS encoding PD-(D/E)XK nuclease family protein: MDKILKEHFDWFMKRGELPPELQQLKGEVKLFDDEELLKAWRSNFKGIRWTDMKGNLFHGAIDNLLKKGKKLIVLDYKTRGFPLKEDTHEHYQDQMDIYNFLLRKNGYDTEDYTYLLFYHPSKVHENGDVDFHKDLVKIKVNIKNAESIFKEAVQVLEAEIPAPSDECGFCEWVDNCNCEIK, translated from the coding sequence ATGGATAAGATCCTCAAAGAACACTTTGACTGGTTTATGAAAAGAGGCGAGCTTCCTCCGGAACTACAGCAATTAAAGGGGGAGGTTAAGCTGTTTGATGATGAAGAGCTTCTTAAAGCCTGGAGAAGCAACTTTAAAGGAATTCGATGGACGGACATGAAAGGCAATCTATTTCATGGAGCAATCGATAATCTTCTCAAGAAAGGAAAGAAACTGATTGTTTTGGATTATAAGACCAGGGGTTTCCCATTAAAAGAGGACACACATGAACATTATCAGGATCAAATGGACATCTACAATTTTCTCTTGAGAAAGAATGGCTACGATACCGAGGATTATACGTATCTGTTGTTTTATCATCCAAGCAAAGTCCATGAGAATGGTGATGTGGATTTTCATAAAGATTTGGTTAAGATTAAAGTTAATATCAAAAATGCTGAAAGTATTTTTAAGGAAGCTGTTCAAGTTCTAGAAGCAGAAATTCCTGCCCCCTCTGATGAATGTGGATTTTGTGAGTGGGTGGATAATTGTAATTGTGAAATAAAATAA
- a CDS encoding glycosyltransferase family 4 protein encodes MKRKLLIATDNFLPRWDGIARFLWEVIPSLMDEYEITVVAPRHKGEVANLPEIRMVWIGLLPFRIGDFIPARFAWKTISQEVDNADLVWIQTIGPIGSTAIRASHKKGKPLIAFAHSIEWELVPNALSSRYFRKKIAYHLTKRLAAGLYSKCHLIMVPTYEVIKKFEWAGIRTAHVLVHLGTNPEHFVPPSSKVQAKEELGINPSHTVIGYHGRLAREKDLYTLYRAFQRLLYSHKEVTLLIVGDGIEEQKRLFKDKPQIIYAGQQNDVVPYLQAMDIFVLPSLTETTSLSTLEAMSVGLACVVTKVGYVQKYIREKKNGLFFPKRNSLVLSLKLEWLLKDPFLRRRLGDEARKTVVEKFSWKTTVRRVKEVLGRF; translated from the coding sequence ATGAAACGAAAACTCCTGATCGCCACTGATAACTTTCTTCCACGATGGGATGGAATTGCAAGGTTTCTGTGGGAGGTCATCCCGAGCCTTATGGACGAATATGAGATCACGGTAGTCGCTCCAAGGCACAAGGGAGAGGTGGCAAACCTGCCGGAGATACGGATGGTCTGGATTGGACTGCTGCCGTTCAGGATCGGAGATTTCATTCCTGCCAGGTTTGCATGGAAAACGATCAGCCAAGAGGTGGACAATGCTGACCTTGTGTGGATCCAGACCATCGGGCCTATCGGGAGCACAGCAATCAGGGCCAGCCACAAGAAGGGAAAGCCGCTGATCGCCTTTGCCCATTCCATTGAGTGGGAGCTTGTCCCCAATGCGCTGAGCTCCAGGTATTTCAGAAAGAAGATCGCATACCATCTTACCAAGAGGCTTGCTGCAGGGCTTTACAGCAAATGCCATCTCATCATGGTGCCCACCTATGAGGTTATCAAGAAGTTTGAATGGGCAGGGATCAGGACAGCCCATGTTCTGGTGCACCTTGGAACAAATCCTGAGCATTTTGTTCCTCCTTCATCAAAGGTGCAGGCAAAGGAGGAGCTTGGCATCAACCCTTCCCATACGGTGATAGGGTATCATGGAAGGCTTGCGCGGGAGAAGGACCTCTACACCCTGTACAGGGCGTTCCAAAGGCTTCTCTACAGCCATAAGGAGGTTACCCTGCTTATTGTTGGAGACGGGATTGAGGAGCAGAAGCGTTTGTTCAAGGACAAGCCGCAGATTATCTATGCTGGGCAGCAGAATGATGTCGTTCCGTATTTGCAGGCGATGGATATTTTTGTGCTGCCTTCGCTTACTGAGACAACCTCGCTTAGCACATTAGAAGCCATGTCTGTCGGCCTGGCCTGTGTGGTGACGAAGGTCGGATATGTGCAGAAATACATCAGGGAGAAGAAGAATGGCCTTTTCTTCCCAAAACGGAATTCGCTTGTTTTGTCTTTGAAGCTTGAATGGCTGCTGAAGGATCCGTTCCTCAGGAGGCGACTTGGAGATGAGGCAAGGAAGACAGTTGTTGAAAAATTCTCCTGGAAGACGACTGTGAGAAGAGTCAAGGAAGTGCTGGGAAGGTTCTGA